The Setaria viridis chromosome 2, Setaria_viridis_v4.0, whole genome shotgun sequence DNA window TGTATTTGTTAAATTCATGATGCATTCTGCAAATTTCTCAGTTATTATCATGTTATAATGTTAAGAGGTAATGAACACCACATTTATGGCTGTATTTGTTAAATTCATTTTAGGTGGGATTTGTTAAATTTCTGAAATGACAGAAAGTTGGATACAAAACTGGAAGCACACTTCAGCTCCTGAATCAGTTTCTAGTTCAGTTTCTAGACATGAAGCATCAACAGCAAGAAgatcaaggcaaaggtaaaactGATGCTTACATATTGCTGTTTTCTAGTATTTTGAGCTGCAGAAACTTTTGTTGCATTATGTCAAGGTACCTAGAACTATACCTGCCACTGGGGAGGGTATGGGCAAACCCACTCTTGTTCACACccaaatccaaataattattatccactccttaccctccccaatcccacccatatccaatggataattaactttgtGCCACACAcacatatccaatggataaatTGTAACCTCCCCATTTctaatgggtatataattttctacccataCCCTCCCCATTTGAAGTGGGTGTGGATTTGGGGAGAGGGTATGAATACCCTGTGGCAGGTATACTAGAACCCCAAATTGTGGTTTGCTTCCTATTATTTATCCTGTTGAAATATATTGAGTGAGGTTCTGCTTATAAAGCGCCAATGAAAAATATCTGTTACCAAACAGTTTCCTTCTAACTAAGATGCAATTATCTGCTGAGCGTGACTCTTTTTCCCTATCTTATTATCAGAAACATTTTTGATCTATTAGCTCAGCGGGAGGTCTCACCTCGAACAAAACACCAAGCTAAAACTCAGTGGACCAAAACTCCAAGATGTGATACTGGTTCCACTGAATTAGAATTTTGGGTTACAGATGCTCAGCACGATCTCCTTTATTGGTAAGCGGTCATTTTTCTTTTACCAAAATGAGTATTtaagaattattttttataaaagcTCACACTGTTTGCTTTAATTAATGATTTTATAAGCTTTTTTTACTTTAATTTTACAGGGCAGAATCACAGTCCTTGCACTGCTGGTGTGCCAAATATTGCCCTCTTGTGCCTGCTTCAAGGGCAACCATTGCAGCTGCGTTCAGTCCAGATGGAAGAGTCCTTGCATCTACGCAGTAGGTTCATTAACTTGCTGAATATACAATCTATAGATACCAAAAAACATGTAGACTAACATCTATTTATCCCCAGTGGTGACCATACCGTTAAAATAATCGACTACCAAACTGGGAAATGTTTGAAAGTATTGCAAGGGCATCAGCGCACTCCATGGGTGGTACGGTAGCGTTATTCTTACTGTATTTTGTTTCCTCATGTGCTTAAATCTCTTCTAAATAGTTTTGTTCGTAATGTTTATTTAGTGATCAACAGTTTAATACTAACCTGTCATCTATGTTTCAATGTTGTGAATTCTATTTCACAACAAACTTATTCACCAGAAACTTATTAGTTCAGGGAAGAATTATAAAGTATTTGCTAAAATGAAGCTAATCTCAATATGAAAAATACTGTTTCTTGCAAACCAATTTTATTCTGAGGTTTTATGTATTAAAGTGGGTTTATTTTCCAGGTTAGATTCCATCCTCTGCATTCTGATATTCTTGCTAGTGGAAGTTTGGATTGTGAAGTTCGTCTCTGGGATGCTAAAACATCACACTGCACTACAGTACTTGGCTTCTGTAATCATTCTTGACAGACCCATTATTTTTCCCTAATTATGGATTTTTCTGAAGCAACACTCTTTAAAACTtattaaaatttaaatttgttctACAGATAGGCCAATTGCGTCAATTGCATTTCATGCAACAGGGGAGCTTATGGCCGTTGCATCAGGTCACAAAGTGAGAACTGAGAATTTTAGTTGAATTTACTAAAGAATCTATTTTTCTTGACTCAGCATTAATTATTTAAATAATATATACTAATGTCCAAACTACAAACGCACGTTTCAGTTGTTCATATGGGACTACAATAGCAGAGCTTTGGACCCTCCAATGATACTAAGAACACGCCGTTCACTGAGAGCTGTGCAGTTTCACCCCCATGCTGCTCCATATCTACTTACAGCAGAGGTGGAATTTTGTGTCCACTGCAGTCACACTTTTCCTCGTCTAATGTGTTGTGATTAAACTCATCAGTAGGTCCATTCACAGGTTCACGACCGTGATTCTGAAGATTCAACAATGACCCCTGCACTTCTGAAAAATTATGCTTTCAGAGACATACCTCTCCTTGGCAGTTCTGGGGTAGATAACTTGATTAGTGAACTACCATACACACATAATTTTGAGCATGTTGGTGCTTCATCATCAGTTCCAGTCAATGCTGATAGTTTTGATGGGTCAATGACCTCTGTACCTGGGGTTGGGGGCTCCCTTCTTGGTACTCATGCTGTCTCATTTGGTGTTGGGTCAGAGCGAGCTACCTCTCTGCTTGATAATGGCACTGAATTACCTTGTGCGGTGAAACTAAGAATATGGCGTCACAACATCAAGGATCCATTTATTGCATTAGAGCCTGAGGCATGCCTCTTGACAGTTCCTCATGCCGTACTTTGCAGGTGCCACAATGTTCCTTCTTTCACTTTAAACATTCTTGTGCATCACTGACTAGATCTTTTACTGCTGTTTCTTAATGTATTTGATGCACGACACACAAAAGGCTGATTCTTTATTATTTCTTATGCTAATCCTGAACTAGTTCATAGCTATTAGTGGCAATCAGCTGCTATTAGTTTTACACTAGAAAACAGTAACAGCTGCAATTTGTACATTTTAACTATATTGTTTAGCTGTCTTGATgacattgcattgcatttctaTCACATTTGCAGCTGAAGCTTGAGACTTATTTACTTGAAGTTACAATTACATTTACTGCAGTGAAATGGGTACCCATTTTTCCCCCTGTGGACGATTTTTGGTTGCTTGTGTTGCATGTGTGCTGCCACAAAGAGACGGTGACCATGGAAGTCAATTGCATGACAATTATGATTCTACTGGGGCTGGAACATCACCAACTCGTCACACACTTCCCTCTCGCCAAATTGTATATGAGCTTCGGGTCTATTCACTTGAGAAGGCAACGTTAGTATGCTTGCTGCTGCACTTTTCATCATCTATCCTTTATCTGGCTATTTACAAATGGACCGGTTAATATAAATGTTTCAGTTATGCCCTTCTAGGTTTGGGACAGTTCTTGCATCTAGAGCAGTAAAGGCTGCTCACTGTTTAACTTCCGTCCAGGTTATTTTTTTGAACTTTGTTTTTTCAGCTGTGTGTTATTGTTTTATTTATGAGGTGGTTGCTTGTTTTAAGAGGCAAATATGTGTTCCCATGTATTCCTTTCTAGAGCGATATTGGCAGCTCACTGGCTCACTGCTTAACTTTTATTCAATTTTTATTATCCCTTCCATTCTTTTTTTAAGGTTATTTGTTTCATTATCTGTGTGATGGTTGCTTGTTTAAAGCAACAGATACACATTCTCACATATTCCTCCTCTTCTGAGACCGTTAACTTAACGTCGGATGATTATATATCAATCTTGTGAACTGTCAATCTGATTGTCCTTTAGCATCAGAGCAATGCGTGATCTTATGTGTTATAAATCTGCAGTTCTGATTATTTAATTTGGCTTTATGTGAGTGAAGTTTGTTTTTTCTGCCTCGTGATATTTTTCATACAATGCAGTTTTCACCTACATCAGAACACATACTATTGGCATATGGTCGGCAACATAACTCACTGTTGAGGACCATTTTAATTGATGGGGAGACGAGAATTCCTTTGTACAGAGTCTTGGAGGTATATATGGTTAACTTACTGTAGAACATATCTTGGTTGCTAATTAATAACTAATGGCAGGAACAACAATGcctcccaagcaagttggggtaagCATGTTAGTTACTTACTAGCAACTATATGAATTAATAAACTATTATGCGAATGATGGCCAATCTGCTTTTGCTTTCACAATACTTATTTATGATTGTTGAAAGTATATGCACTTTACTAACTGTAATTATATTGCAGCACAACCTCGTGGTTTTAGAATCTGTATGCATTAATATCGTCGTTACTTTCCACTATCATAGGTGTATAGAGTTTCAGACATGGAGCTTGTAAGAGTTCTTCCTAGTGCTGGAGACGAAGTCAATGTTGCATGTTTTCATCCTTCCCCTGGAGCAGGTCTTGTTTATGGGACTAAGGTAACTAAAAAGTCAGATCAGCTACAAAAATGGAATCATTTATGATCTGCTGATATGCTTATGGTGAACAACAGGAAGGGAAGCTTAGGTTTCTTCAACACAACAGTGCAAGCATGGGCTTGAATTCCTCTGCTGGGGACAATATTCATGACTCATGAGGTATTACTTTCCTACCATTGGTAGGTCTCTGATGAACATGGTTTGAATCTAGGCATAATTAGACAAAGTCTGAGTGATACCTACCTTGCattggatctttttttttttcagtgatACCTACCTTGCATTGGATCTTGATTAGCCAGGTTCAATTTTTTGTCTCCAGGATGGTAGGGGAAGTTATAAACAGAAAATTGCATTCAGATGTCTATAGATAATCTTTGAATTGCTTTACTGTGTCCAATCTCCTGTTGGCAAAGGTTGCAGTTTCAGTTTGCTACTTGGTTGGTATACTAGTTTTTTTTAAGGATAAATGCCCAGGAGGTACACTGCCTTTTTACACAAGGGCCCTTGCCCAAGGTAGAAATTGCATAAAAGTCCTTTTGGCAGGCTAGAAAGACCTAAAAGAAAATAGCAAACAACATTATAGTTCTTCCAAGAGCATCGCAGCCGCCAACAAAGACTGCTGCTCTCCGCATGTAAGACACTCCGAGCAGAAAGACGAACTCTACCAAGGCTGCAGATATTGGACAACAACCATGGATACCTCCATCCACAAGGGAACCTTGCGGTGTGATCGGCAAGCCGAACCACAGCGTCGTTGATGGGATCAGTGCTGACCGATAGACTGGCCAGCGGTCCACCCAGCCGTCACCTCAAATCCAGCACCTGTCATCGAGGTAATAGGGGTTCTAGCCGTAGATTTGGAGGGAACAACAATGGGCTCAAGTCGCTCAACCAAAGGAGAGTTCCCCAGTCAACCATGGGGATCAGCATATAGGGATCGACCCTAACCAGGAATTTAGCATCCATGGGTACACACAGCAACAGAAGCACAACAGCAAGAACACCTCTGCTGTACCTTGTCTGAAGCAacagaagagaagaaaaggggGGAGTACACTCATTGGGGAGGATAACGAGGAAGACAAAAGGCAAGCTACTGACCGATGCCAGAGAACAAATCACCTCCAAGGAAAGGTGATGGGTGGCAAAACCAGGAGGAGCTTGAAAGTACATCTAAAATGATACTAAAGAGACTAAAAGCTAGTAGATCTGTACAAGGATGGGTCCTCACCCTGATCCATGCAACCGGCATACTGGAGACGGCAGGAAAGGGGCCAGATGTGGCCGGAATCGATGAGCTCTCCTTTCGCCTCCTCTCTACTGTCCACAGTGGAAAACCAGTCCGTTGGTATACTAGTTTGACTTTGTATGTTTGGCTGGTGCAAACTCCTGGGAGGCTGGGTTGGACATTAAACATGTTTTCTGAGTTTTATTTCTTCTGatgctgctgagtgctgacagATGGATTCTATGGTTTATAGCTCCCCTTATGTAGGGTTAGATTCTTCACAAAACTGAGTGATTCACTTGGTGTTTATTTATAATGTTTTGCTCAATAGAAAGGAAGGAAAAACAGGGGTTCTAAGAAATGCAAACAAGCTGTTGTCAGAGGGATGAACAGGTCCTACAGTTGTAACCAGTGGAGAGGTGTCAAAAAAATGCTCTTATCAGAAGGGGTCcgctttatttaaaaaaaagagagagggggtCCGCTAGGTCTATTTTCTTGGATAGCAGTAGTATTAATTTGAATCATGTAAACAGAATCATACTAAGTTGATCTTTAGCTCATTAAGGTTAGGGCTAAAGACTTCTGAGTTCTACTTGTGTTTGCCCCAACTGTGCAATAGATCATCGCCCTGATTGCTCGTTATTGCTACATTCTATTATTGCAGTACATTTTTAGATTTGTAATTGCTATAATTGATCCACGTGAGCTAACTTTATGTTTCTTTGTTTGTCATTGTAGATTTAGAGGCATGTGCTGTAAATTTAATTCTGGGCATATTAACTGCACCTCTGCATCACATGCTTACGTTGCTGAACCTTCTCTTCATAACTGCTTTCACAACGTCCTGGAAGAGGTTCCCTCTGCTCCTTTATATGTTCATGTTCTGTTGTTGCCTGTGCATCTACTTTTAATCCAAGCACAGTTTTTGAGAATGAAACATCACTCTCTGGTTTATGTGGAAATCAGGACTGTCCAGGTTATGGTTGTCACCACTAAATGGTTGGTTAGTATTAGACGCTTTAAATTTCCACAGATTTACAAGCAGTCAAtgtctttctttttatttccatgACAAGCCTAGATATAATCATGGTATCGGCTGGACAAGCTTTTCCTTGAAGCTGCCATGCCATGAGTTGAACTGTTAGTTCAGGGCCCTATTTAAACTATGTTCCAGCAGTTTATTACTGTTAAGCCTCACCAGCTCCCATGATCACACTACCCACTCTTAACACTAGAAAAACACTCACAGATGGAGAGCACACACATTATGTCACGCTGCACACCAGCACCCACTTTTGCACTATATCACCACACTACAACACGATGGTTACACATATTTTAACACCACAAACACGCACACGCTAAGCTGTGACTCAGCCGCACAACCCGGCTAAGAACACTCACACAGCTAGCTCACCAACACAGCCACACGTTGCATGCACGGGCTCCACATTGCATACAGCCACACGCTGTATACTAATCATGCTTCACTATGCACGCACTCCGTGCTTCACCCACACATTGATCAACTTGCTTCACCCACAAACTGATCAGCTTTACTCACCACCACTGTCCACTCACAACATTAATCCCACTCTCTCACTCACACACTAAActgctcccccttctctcttcttttcacttgctgcACCACCTCTCATTTTATAGAACAAGACAGCCCCATGGCTTG harbors:
- the LOC117843551 gene encoding uncharacterized protein isoform X1, whose product is MTESWIQNWKHTSAPESVSSSVSRHEASTARRSRQRNIFDLLAQREVSPRTKHQAKTQWTKTPRCDTGSTELEFWVTDAQHDLLYWAESQSLHCWCAKYCPLVPASRATIAAAFSPDGRVLASTHGDHTVKIIDYQTGKCLKVLQGHQRTPWVVRFHPLHSDILASGSLDCEVRLWDAKTSHCTTVLGFYRPIASIAFHATGELMAVASGHKLFIWDYNSRALDPPMILRTRRSLRAVQFHPHAAPYLLTAEVHDRDSEDSTMTPALLKNYAFRDIPLLGSSGVDNLISELPYTHNFEHVGASSSVPVNADSFDGSMTSVPGVGGSLLGTHAVSFGVGSERATSLLDNGTELPCAVKLRIWRHNIKDPFIALEPEACLLTVPHAVLCSEMGTHFSPCGRFLVACVACVLPQRDGDHGSQLHDNYDSTGAGTSPTRHTLPSRQIVYELRVYSLEKATFGTVLASRAVKAAHCLTSVQFSPTSEHILLAYGRQHNSLLRTILIDGETRIPLYRVLEVYRVSDMELVRVLPSAGDEVNVACFHPSPGAGLVYGTKEGKLRFLQHNSASMGLNSSAGDNIHDS
- the LOC117843551 gene encoding uncharacterized protein isoform X2, producing the protein MTESWIQNWKHTSAPESVSSSVSRHEASTARRSRQRNIFDLLAQREVSPRTKHQAKTQWTKTPRCDTGSTELEFWVTDAQHDLLYWAESQSLHCWCAKYCPLVPASRATIAAAFSPDGRVLASTHGDHTVKIIDYQTGKCLKVLQGHQRTPWVVRFHPLHSDILASGSLDCEVRLWDAKTSHCTTVLGFYRPIASIAFHATGELMAVASGHKLFIWDYNSRALDPPMILRTRRSLRAVQFHPHAAPYLLTAEVHDRDSEDSTMTPALLKNYAFRDIPLLGSSGVDNLISELPYTHNFEHVGASSSVPVNADSFDGSMTSVPGVGGSLLGTHAVSFGVGSERATSLLDNGTELPCAVKLRIWRHNIKDPFIALEPEACLLTVPHAVLCRDGDHGSQLHDNYDSTGAGTSPTRHTLPSRQIVYELRVYSLEKATFGTVLASRAVKAAHCLTSVQFSPTSEHILLAYGRQHNSLLRTILIDGETRIPLYRVLEVYRVSDMELVRVLPSAGDEVNVACFHPSPGAGLVYGTKEGKLRFLQHNSASMGLNSSAGDNIHDS
- the LOC117843551 gene encoding uncharacterized protein isoform X4, which produces MTESWIQNWKHTSAPESVSSSVSRHEASTARRSRQRNIFDLLAQREVSPRTKHQAKTQWTKTPRCDTGSTELEFWVTDAQHDLLYWAESQSLHCWCAKYCPLVPASRATIAAAFSPDGRVLASTHGDHTVKIIDYQTGKCLKVLQGHQRTPWVVRFHPLHSDILASGSLDCEVRLWDAKTSHCTTVLGFYRPIASIAFHATGELMAVASGHKLFIWDYNSRALDPPMILRTRRSLRAVQFHPHAAPYLLTAEVHDRDSEDSTMTPALLKNYAFRDIPLLGSSGVDNLISELPYTHNFEHVGASSSVPVNADSFDGSMTSVPGVGGSLLGTHAVSFGVGSERATSLLDNGTELPCAVKLRIWRHNIKDPFIALEPEACLLTVPHAVLCSEMGTHFSPCGRFLVACVACVLPQRDGDHGSQLHDNYDSTGAGTSPTRHTLPSRQIVYELRVYSLEKATYALLGLGQFLHLEQ
- the LOC117843551 gene encoding uncharacterized protein isoform X3; the encoded protein is MTESWIQNWKHTSAPESVSSSVSRHEASTARRSRQRNIFDLLAQREVSPRTKHQAKTQWTKTPRCDTGSTELEFWVTDAQHDLLYWAESQSLHCWCAKYCPLVPASRATIAAAFSPDGRVLASTHGDHTVKIIDYQTGKCLKVLQGHQRTPWVVRFHPLHSDILASGSLDCEVRLWDAKTSHCTTVLGFYRPIASIAFHATGELMAVASGHKLFIWDYNSRALDPPMILRTRRSLRAVQFHPHAAPYLLTAEVHDRDSEDSTMTPALLKNYAFRDIPLLGSSGVDNLISELPYTHNFEHVGASSSVPVNADSFDGSMTSVPGVGGSLLGTHAVSFGVGSERATSLLDNGTELPCAVKLRIWRHNIKDPFIALEPEACLLTVPHAVLCSEMGTHFSPCGRFLVACVACVLPQRDGDHGSQLHDNYDSTGAGTSPTRHTLPSRQIVYELRVYSLEKATFGTVLASRAVKAAHCLTSVQFSPTSEHILLAYGRQHNSLLRTILIDGETRIPLYRVLEVYMVNLL